CTCACCTGCGCCTTATCTTTCGTTAAGATCTCCTGGCCAACGACATCCATGCTCGTTAATCGTAAATCAACTTTCGATAACTGAATCGTAGTCGTATTCTTCCAGAAAAAATAAGTCCCTGCTTTAACCTCCTTGACAAACACACCGTCGACAAACAATAAACCTATTTCCGTAGGTTCAACTTTAAATTGTCTCACGTAGTATGAAAATGGAACACGTTCATACAACTGACGGTTTATAGATTTTGGAATTTCTAAAGTTGACGTATCATAGATATCGAATCGCGACGTATTCAAACCCTTCCAAAAAACATGACGACCAGCGGCCAAGACTCCTTTAAAGTTGTTGTTCACATATTGTAAAGCGATCTCATTATCTCCGACCTCCACGACTTCGACTAATTCGGTGAACGAAGGTATTTGCAATAAAACATCTAGATCATGAGCAACCTGAAACGGATTTGACATATTGTAGATCTCAGCGCGTTCGCCGAAGCCTACCCAATGTTTTCCTTCATTAAAAACTCGTACTACTGCGTTGTTCTTAACAACCAATCCTACTTCATTTTTGTTAATTGTTACTCTTTTCATCGTTTTATTATTTAATATTATACCATACATTTTATAAAGCTCTCCAGTCTTGTTCATTGCGAACTATCGGGAGAAAAGGGTCTTTTAAATGTCGCTGTAGCTCAAGAATTCCGATATTGCCTATACTAATTAGGTCAATTCGAAATACTGCACTTCAGTCCGATCGAAAAGATGCTTTGCTCGCAGGATACCTCTCAATTGCTCCTTTACCCTCCGAAGAGAGTAAATTTGCGGAACTAGAAAGGAAAGCTTCAAGGATCTTTTTTTACAAGAAGATCATAACTTTAGGAGAATCTTTTTGATAAGTAGATTCAAACTTTTAAGGGCTTTCGCCCCACTACCGTAGACACTTCCTTCAAGTGCGAGGGATTCGAACCCTCATTTGGTGTTATTGCTCTAACCACTTGAGCTACTTCGACAAGCGAAGGCAAGATTCGAACTTGCGACACATAACAGGAGACACTGCTTTGACCCTTAATCAGTATATTGCATTCGACCGAACCAACACTTCCCTGCTATACAGAAACAGGAGATCAGATTAAAGAAATCTCCGCAGATGCCATATATCCAACCGGATATATATCTTGAAAAGCTTTCTGCTTTTATTATTCAATGAACTATTTGTCGCTCCCGACATTACAAAGATGCATGCTGCATTACGCAGCCATTTTGCGCAATGAAAAAAGAATTATATTTTTATCTACAAAACATGATAACACGCTCATTATCAAATAGAAAAATTTGCCTATTAAGCCAAAAAACTTTCATCAATCTCTTAAGTACGCAAATCCATTGCGTAGAACATTGAAATCCCCTATCTTT
The DNA window shown above is from Sphingobacterium hotanense and carries:
- a CDS encoding slipin family protein codes for the protein MKRVTINKNEVGLVVKNNAVVRVFNEGKHWVGFGERAEIYNMSNPFQVAHDLDVLLQIPSFTELVEVVEVGDNEIALQYVNNNFKGVLAAGRHVFWKGLNTSRFDIYDTSTLEIPKSINRQLYERVPFSYYVRQFKVEPTEIGLLFVDGVFVKEVKAGTYFFWKNTTTIQLSKVDLRLTSMDVVGQEILTKDKAQVRINFAIQYKVTDVMKAILENKNFDQLLYAEMQFALREYIGNMTLDALMENKGSISEYVIEATKAQVAQLGVTLMSAGVKDIILPGEIRKIMNEVLMAEKKAQANIITRREETASTRSLLNTAKMLEENAMLYKLKEMEYVEKIAEKVNAISVSGNGQIVDQLKQLFVK